A genomic window from Pseudocitrobacter corydidari includes:
- a CDS encoding LacI family DNA-binding transcriptional regulator, translated as MQKKNKITMSDIAREAGVSQATVSLVLNNSRAVRLSDDTRERVFVAAQKLGYKKIAVAHRQEGQEEIALLLCGMDGYDPFIDALSEASSTAWQRDTLLTVYDYGDDFEMARQIIQQLAGRKCAGVILASPTTRAFDFSPFEPLLNVPVVLLNQYDPARPLLPTFLPDDRANACQIVNHLLEQGVTRIAHITGDEWMDASVLRLEGYRQTLEQAGIAIDEALIKPTDWSLNATFNATLELMKLPQPPQAIFCASDWMTLGCYQALATLNIKVPDDILVCGYDDQRIAHQLTPRLTSVQLAYSELGRMAVAYLCDGDDVATHVRLVGKLQVRGSSQRT; from the coding sequence ATGCAAAAGAAAAATAAGATAACCATGAGCGATATTGCCAGGGAAGCGGGGGTGTCACAGGCCACCGTATCGCTGGTGCTGAACAATAGTCGGGCGGTGCGTTTGAGCGACGATACGCGTGAGCGCGTCTTCGTGGCGGCGCAGAAGCTGGGCTATAAGAAAATCGCCGTGGCGCACCGCCAGGAAGGGCAGGAAGAGATTGCATTACTGCTTTGCGGTATGGACGGTTATGATCCCTTTATCGACGCACTAAGCGAAGCCAGCAGTACGGCCTGGCAGCGGGATACGTTGCTGACTGTTTATGACTATGGCGATGATTTTGAAATGGCGCGGCAAATCATCCAGCAGCTGGCGGGGCGTAAGTGCGCGGGCGTGATTCTGGCGAGCCCAACGACACGGGCGTTTGATTTTTCTCCGTTTGAGCCGCTGCTCAATGTCCCGGTCGTGCTCCTGAATCAGTACGACCCAGCGCGGCCACTGTTACCGACATTTCTGCCGGACGATCGCGCGAATGCCTGTCAGATAGTGAATCATCTGCTGGAGCAGGGCGTGACGCGTATCGCACACATTACCGGGGATGAATGGATGGACGCCAGCGTTCTGCGTCTGGAAGGCTATCGTCAGACGCTGGAGCAGGCGGGAATCGCCATTGATGAGGCGTTAATTAAGCCGACGGACTGGTCATTGAATGCGACATTTAACGCTACGCTTGAGCTAATGAAATTACCGCAGCCGCCGCAGGCGATATTTTGCGCCAGCGACTGGATGACGCTTGGCTGCTATCAGGCGCTGGCGACGCTCAATATTAAGGTGCCCGATGACATTCTGGTGTGCGGCTATGACGATCAGCGAATTGCACATCAGTTAACGCCGAGACTCACCAGCGTACAGTTAGCCTACAGCGAGCTTGGCAGAATGGCGGTGGCATATTTATGTGACGGCGATGATGTCGCCACGCACGTCCGGCTGGTGGGGAAATTACAGGTACGCGGCAGCAGCCAGCGTACCTGA
- a CDS encoding glutathione S-transferase family protein — translation MITLWGRNNSTNVKKVRWTLEELELPYQQIMAGMEFGLNHDAEFLALNPNGLVPLLKDDEAGVVLWESNTIVRYLLAQYGQGRLWQDSPATRAQGEKWMDWANDTLAPSHRLILMGLVRTPPEKRDHAAIEKAIAQCEPLLTILDAELAKQRWLSGEEFGPGDIAVAPFIYNLLETVKTWQPHPHLTRWYQQLADRPAFQNVVMIPVT, via the coding sequence ATGATTACGCTGTGGGGACGCAATAACTCAACGAACGTGAAAAAGGTCCGCTGGACGCTGGAAGAGCTGGAATTACCTTATCAGCAGATCATGGCGGGCATGGAGTTTGGTTTGAACCACGACGCCGAATTTCTGGCGCTCAATCCCAATGGCCTGGTGCCGCTGCTGAAAGATGACGAAGCCGGTGTTGTGCTGTGGGAGTCAAATACTATCGTGCGTTATCTGCTAGCCCAGTACGGCCAGGGACGCCTGTGGCAGGATTCACCGGCAACGCGCGCGCAGGGCGAGAAATGGATGGACTGGGCCAATGATACCCTCGCCCCGAGCCATCGCCTGATCCTGATGGGGCTGGTCAGAACGCCGCCGGAAAAGCGCGACCACGCGGCGATTGAAAAAGCCATCGCCCAGTGCGAACCCCTGCTGACGATTCTTGATGCCGAACTGGCGAAACAACGTTGGTTATCGGGCGAGGAATTTGGCCCCGGCGATATTGCGGTCGCGCCGTTCATCTACAACCTGCTGGAAACAGTAAAAACCTGGCAGCCGCATCCGCATCTGACGCGCTGGTATCAGCAGCTTGCGGATCGCCCGGCCTTCCAGAACGTGGTGATGATCCCCGTCACCTGA
- the dacC gene encoding serine-type D-Ala-D-Ala carboxypeptidase has protein sequence MTRDAFSLRSLVAGSALLLLVAPAVQAAEQLPDAPSIDARAWILMDYSSGKVLTEGNADEKLDPASLTKIMTSYVVGQALKAGKIKPTDMVTIGKDAWATGNPALRGSSVMFLKPGEQVSVENLNKGVIIQSGNDASIAIADYVAGSQDSFVSLMNGYAQKIGLTNTTFKTVHGLDAPGQFSTARDMALLTKAMIHDVPDEYAIHKEKEFTFNNIRQPNRNRLLWSSSLNVDGVKTGTTAGAGYNLVASASQGEMRLISVVLGTKTDRIRFGESEKLLTWGFRFFETVTPIKPDATFVTQRVWFGDTSEAKLGAGEAGSITIPKGQLKNLKASYTLTQPQLTAPLKKGQVVGTIDFKLNDKTIEQRPLIVMEAVEEGGFFNRMLDFVLMKFHEWFGSWFS, from the coding sequence ATGACGCGTGATGCTTTTTCCCTTCGAAGCCTGGTTGCGGGCTCTGCTCTTTTACTTCTTGTCGCACCTGCTGTGCAGGCGGCGGAACAACTTCCTGATGCGCCGTCTATTGACGCACGTGCGTGGATCCTGATGGATTACTCCAGCGGTAAAGTGTTAACCGAAGGGAATGCGGACGAAAAACTGGACCCGGCCAGCCTGACCAAAATCATGACCAGCTACGTGGTGGGCCAGGCGCTGAAAGCGGGCAAAATTAAGCCGACCGACATGGTCACCATCGGAAAAGATGCGTGGGCGACCGGCAACCCGGCGCTGCGCGGCTCTTCCGTCATGTTCCTGAAGCCAGGCGAGCAGGTTTCCGTCGAGAACCTGAATAAAGGTGTGATTATCCAGTCCGGTAACGACGCCAGTATCGCCATTGCGGACTACGTTGCAGGCAGCCAGGACTCCTTCGTGAGTCTGATGAACGGCTACGCGCAGAAAATTGGCCTCACCAATACCACCTTCAAAACCGTCCACGGCCTTGATGCGCCGGGGCAGTTCAGTACTGCGCGCGATATGGCCTTGTTGACCAAAGCCATGATCCACGATGTGCCGGACGAGTACGCGATTCACAAAGAGAAAGAGTTCACCTTTAACAACATCCGCCAGCCAAACCGTAACCGTCTGTTGTGGAGCTCCAGCCTGAACGTTGATGGCGTGAAAACGGGCACTACCGCAGGGGCGGGCTATAACCTGGTGGCGTCTGCCAGTCAGGGAGAAATGCGCCTGATTTCCGTGGTACTCGGCACCAAAACGGACCGCATCCGCTTTGGCGAATCAGAAAAACTGCTGACCTGGGGCTTCCGCTTCTTCGAAACCGTGACCCCGATTAAACCGGACGCCACCTTTGTGACGCAGCGCGTCTGGTTTGGTGATACCAGCGAAGCGAAGCTTGGCGCGGGCGAAGCGGGTTCAATTACCATTCCGAAAGGGCAACTGAAAAACCTGAAAGCCAGCTATACCCTGACGCAGCCGCAGCTTACCGCGCCGCTGAAAAAAGGCCAGGTTGTCGGGACCATCGACTTTAAACTGAATGACAAAACTATCGAACAGCGTCCGCTGATCGTGATGGAAGCCGTGGAAGAGGGCGGGTTCTTTAACCGGATGCTCGATTTCGTGCTGATGAAATTCCACGAATGGTTTGGTAGCTGGTTCTCTTAA
- a CDS encoding cellulase family glycosylhydrolase, protein MQSQWSKSQAQEWYKHHGWACGFNYLPRTAVNWTEMWQAETFDAHTIDQELEWAHNYGYNALRTNLPFIVWEDDRDGLLARIDTFLTLAAKHEIQVMLTLMDDCGFSGDEPYLGPQKDPVPNLHNSQAAASPGRAIVMSPSLWPRVEAYVRDVLTHFKNDKRVAIWDLYNEPGNRGVFIGPGESGEVDDALEEFALTLMVSVFSWAHDVRPSQPLTVGAWHVDHDEYATFEHPIDAAALALSDIVSYHNYNTAARQLDILAKLAQRNRPVLCTEWLARHVDCNFSEQLPLFSAFETGCYHWGLVAGKTQTWIPWPGVQKTHPDPQSLWFHDVLHADGKPWCEQEMKMVKALSTYHQQRRDRR, encoded by the coding sequence ATGCAATCTCAGTGGAGTAAGTCACAGGCGCAGGAGTGGTACAAGCATCATGGATGGGCCTGTGGATTTAACTATTTACCGCGCACGGCGGTGAACTGGACGGAAATGTGGCAGGCCGAAACCTTCGACGCCCACACTATCGATCAAGAGCTGGAATGGGCGCACAACTATGGCTACAACGCCCTGCGCACCAACCTGCCGTTTATTGTCTGGGAAGACGATCGCGATGGCCTTCTGGCGCGCATCGACACTTTTCTGACGCTTGCCGCGAAACATGAAATTCAGGTAATGCTAACCCTGATGGATGACTGCGGATTCTCCGGCGACGAGCCCTATCTTGGCCCGCAAAAAGATCCCGTACCCAACCTGCATAACAGCCAGGCGGCAGCCAGCCCAGGGCGCGCCATTGTGATGAGCCCAAGCCTGTGGCCTCGCGTTGAAGCCTATGTGCGTGACGTGTTAACCCACTTTAAAAATGACAAACGTGTGGCTATCTGGGATCTCTACAACGAACCCGGCAACCGCGGCGTGTTTATCGGCCCCGGCGAGTCTGGCGAAGTGGACGACGCGCTGGAAGAGTTCGCGTTAACCCTCATGGTCTCCGTATTCAGCTGGGCGCACGACGTTCGCCCGAGCCAACCGCTGACCGTTGGCGCATGGCATGTCGATCACGATGAGTACGCCACCTTCGAGCATCCAATTGATGCCGCCGCGCTGGCGCTGTCTGATATCGTCAGCTACCACAACTACAATACCGCCGCCCGTCAGCTGGATATTCTGGCAAAACTGGCCCAGCGCAACCGCCCGGTGCTGTGCACCGAGTGGCTTGCCCGCCACGTCGACTGCAACTTTAGCGAACAACTTCCACTGTTCAGCGCGTTCGAAACGGGCTGCTACCACTGGGGCCTGGTCGCCGGAAAAACCCAAACTTGGATCCCCTGGCCTGGCGTGCAAAAAACGCATCCCGACCCGCAGTCGCTGTGGTTCCACGATGTACTCCACGCCGACGGCAAACCGTGGTGTGAACAAGAAATGAAGATGGTGAAAGCGCTATCCACATATCATCAACAGCGCAGAGATCGCCGCTGA